From Ammoniphilus oxalaticus:
ATTGAAGGAAAAGAAGCCCAATACGGCGCGATTGCCGAGCCGTTTGCTACTGAGGGATTTGTGCTTGGCGGCAACTGGGACTATGATGGTGGCTATTTTGACTGCGCCTTAGAAAAGGATGGGGACGGTGAAACGATTTATTTACGGTTACCCGCCCAAGTGACACGCGGTCAACTCGATGACGCCAAAGCAAACTTGAAATTTTTGCAACCGTTATTGGTGAGGCATGTCGTCCATACCGGGATCGCGGATGAAGTCGGATCGGCGGGAACACTCAATCAGTTTCAATCTCCGATCGAAACAGACGGGGAAATCCATGCCGAAGATCATCGAGTTGCCAAAGCGGAACAAGCGATTCAACGGATTATGCCGTTTCTATCTTAAAAGCCCGATTTTCGGGCTTTTTCTTTGAAAAAAGGGGGGACGATTGATGAAGCTAAGGAATATGGCGCGTTTGTTTGCGTTAGCCGCGGTTTGCTTACTGGTCATTTGTGGGATCCCAGAAGCGGGAGAAGCGAAAGAAACAGGTCGATTGACGATCCGTGTGAAATCGTCTCCTGACGCGGTGTTTGAAACGAAGCTAGAAACATTGAATAAATGGTTTGTTAATGAAATTAAGAAAGCCCCAAAACAACAAACAAAGGCGCAGCCTGAACTTCCATACGGGTATGTGACCTTGCATGGTGAACAACAGGATGTTGCGTATGTCGTTAGTTATGCCTTGAACTTATTCGACCTCGAGCGTGGCGTGAAGGTTAGACTTCCCCAAGAGGCGAAAGAGCAACTTCGGGCTACAATCCAATCCTTAGAAGAGCAACATTATGGACAAGCAGTCACATGGAAGGAAGCGTCGAATATTTTTCCAAGGATGGGCTTTGCCGAGGTTGTTGATATCGAGACGGGAAAAACGTTTAACGTCCAGCGTCGCGCGGGCAGTCAACACGCCGATGCGCAACCTCTCACCGCCGCCGACACGAAAACAATGAAAGAAATTTATCAAGGAAAATGGAGTTGGAAAAGGCGGGCGGTTCTCGTCCGAGTTAACGGTCAGACACTTGCCGCATCGATGCATGGCATGCCTCACGGAGCGGGAGCCATCCAAAACAACGACTTTCCGGGGCATTTTTGTATTCATTTTAAAGACAGTTCGACCCATCGCCGCAAAGATGCGGACCCCGCCCACGATCTAATGATTAGCAAAGCATCAGGGGAATTAATCAGTAGATTGACGCAAGGGACGCCAGAGGAATTGATGCGTCTGTTTGCGACCGCTATAAATGAACAAGATGAGGAAATTATCAAGTTACTGATTAATCGAGCCGATTCCGAGGCGTTTCATGCTTTTATTCAACAGCGAAAGCAAATTGAAGCCGTTCGTTTGCTCCAAATAGATGAACGGGCAGAAACACAAGGATCGCCGTTCGTATACGCCTCGTCCGTCGAGCTACAATTGAAACTAATCGGCAAGCGGGAGCAGGTTGTTCAAACAACCCTTCACTTCATGCGCGGCGCGCCAACCGGGCGTTGGAAATTGGAAGCGGAATCATTGTTGACCCTTTTTAACTAGGATTTGAAACGAACCCCACCCGATTATTAAGGAAAGATTAACTAACTTTTAACAAACTATTAATTAGGGCGCCATTTTGTAACTTTTTGTCCTCGCCAATCGTCTTTAAAGCAGAGATGCATTGGAGGGAGGATACTGCGCTTTGAATTGGAATGCTCATCAACAGGTGAAAAAAGGGTTGATTGCCCTTTTGATTGGAGTCGGCATGTTGTTTCTGTACGAAAAATGGGAAGTGACCGGATGGTTGTCTGAGACAAATAATATGATCGTGACGATGGTCGTGGTGATCATCCCCTTGATCGTGACCACTGAAGTTGCTTTCATTTTATATACAGTGACAAAGGAAAAAGTAGAGAAATTATTGGATACGCTGGATTGAATGCAACAGGACGGGATCAGTTGAGATCCTGTTCTTTTTTTTGAAGGAGGCATAACCCTTCTGTTCCGCTCATAGAGTAGCAGTACAAAGAACAGAGGGGGACAAAATTGATGCAAATTCATTTTTATCACCAATGGGACAAGCCATCTTCTGCAAATGTCCAATCCAATCGAACGACTATTGATAGTGAAACGACCACCGTTAAAAAAGAGACAAGCTTCTTTTCAAAAATAGATAAGATCCGCTCGATCAATCCGAATCTAGCGCTGATTGTCCTCGGCATTCTTGCCACCTTTTTCTTTAGCTATCTTATTTTTGCTAATCATAGTGGACAAGCTAGCTTTGATGGAACGTTCGGAATGACGCAAAAAACGGGCGAGATGTTCTATACAGTCCAAAGCGGAGATACCTTGTGGTCCATCGCTAACCGTCATTATCCACACTTGATGACAGAAGAAGCAATTATCCAAATCCAACAAACCAACGGATTCAAAGGCGCCACAATCCAAGCGGGGCAAACGATTTTATTGCCTTGATCGGGGGGAGTGGAGTGGGGGAGGACAAGTTGGTGTGAGGCGCCGCGTCGTGGCTGTTCATGACCGCTTCTCGTTGAAAATCGTTCCAAAGTGGTCATGATTCGCCTGCTTGCAGTGGACCGATCGAGCCGTCGGCTGAGATTCCCTGGAATCGCTCGCCCTGGATCGCCGTGAATTCAAAGATGATCGACTTGAAAATGTCTTTTTAATTCCTTCATTAATCTATCCGTATTTTTAATGGTTAGCGCTTGTAATTGAATCTCCATCTCTTTTTCATTTTTCAATATTAACAATAGTTTGTCCCCGGTGACGCGTCCCCGATCAATGTTCTGAAGGGGTATGTTGATTCGAGGTAAAGGAAAGCCCCGATGTAAAGAGAGCGCGTTCTGATCAACGCGGATATAATCAATTCTTGTTATCCGAAAATAGGAGATAGCCAGAAAAGCGCTTATGATCATGATGAACGCTATAAGAAGTCCATTCACAGCCGCAAGACCTGGGCCACTAACCATCAGGATCAACACTCCCACGTTCATCAAGGCAACGATCACCCACATTCCACCCATCAAATTCCAGAACGGTCTGCTTTTATATTTAAGTTCCATTCTTCTCTACTCCTCCAAAACCGTTTCCTCCTAGCTTAACATACAAAATAAAAAAACAGGTCCGCCAAATCATCGGCTGTTCCTGTTTTTAGTTTAAAGATTTTGCAACGCGTATCGATCCAAAAGGGTTATGTTGCGTTGACCGCTTTGTTCGATCCAGCCGTTTTCTTGAAATTCCGCTAATTTGCGGCTGACGGTTTCAGGTGTGGTGCCGAGGTAGGAAGCGATGTCTTTTTTGGACATGGGTAGGGTGAATGAGTTGGCGGCATGCTCATCAGCCAACTCGACTAGATAGGCGGCGATCCGTTGCTCTGTCGCCTCCGATGTCAGACAGCTGATAAGCTTTTCAGCTCTTTCGAGTCGTCGGCTAAACTCCTCCATAATCCGTAATGAAATCTTCGGATGTTGTTCAATAAAAGCATTCAAGTCCTCGCGGGTCATTACACACAATTCCGTTTGTTCCATGGCGACAGCAAAGTGGTCAAAGGGCGATCCAGAAAAGAGGGCGAGTTCGCCCATAAAATCGCCTGGTTCGAGTAGGCGGATCAATTGTTCGCGTCCAGATTCAGATAGTCGAAAAATTTTAACTAAGCCACGATGCACAATAAACAACTGCGCCGAAGTATCGCCCGCTCCGTAAATTTGTTCACCGCGTTGATAGGAGGCGGATCGGGTGGCATGAACGATTTTTTCCATTTCTGTCGGTTGCAAATGATTAAAAATCGGCACCAAAGAGACGCATAGTTTCTGCATCTCTTTGATCGAGACCGAGTGATGATTACAAGGATTCATGTTTTACTCGCCTGCCTTTTCTTACTGGGATGCTTACCTTTCGGTTGCCGCGACCTTGTTTGTCACTATTATAGCGCGTCAACCGAACCGCATTCAGCACGACGAGTAAAACGCTTAATTCGTGTATTAACATCCCCGAAGCGAGAAACACCTTTTGCAAAAGAACTCCGATCAGTAACAGAATAACCGTTCCGACTGCGAAAAATGTGTTTTGCTTCATGTTACGAACGGTTGTTTTGGCTAGTGAGTAGGCGTGAGCAAACTGATCGAGTTTGTCCGCCATCAGCACGATTTCCGCTGTCTCCAGGGAAATGTCCGTTCCTGATCCGCCCATTGCGAGTCCAATATCCGCTGTCGCAATCGCGGGAGCGTCGTTGATGCCATCGCCGATCATCGCCACACGGGCGCCTCCTTGTTTTAGTTGTTGAATGCGCTCCACTTTATTTTCGGGTAACATCTGGGCGTACACTTGGTCGATCCCGAGTTTGTTGGCGACTAATTCCGCGGTATGGCGGTTATCGCCGGTTAGCATCACAATTTGCTTGACGCCTGACGCTTTGAGTCGGCGGATCGTCTCCGCGGCTTCAGGACGGACTTGGTCCGCGATGGATATGATTCCTTCCAACCGATCGTTAACAGCCGCAAACACGACCGTGTTTCCTTGTTTTTCTCGGTTGACCGCATGCGCTTCGGCAGCGGCATCGATCTCAATCCCGTTTTCCGCCATAAGTTTTCGCGTTCCAACGGTGATGAGCTGGTTGTCAATACGGGCTTGGATTCCGTTTCCTTTAATCACTTCCGCTTGGTCCAGTTGTTTGTTCAGCTGCAAATTGCGGCTTTTTGCCTCTTTGACAATCGTTTGTCCAAGATGGTGTTCGGAAATGACTTCTGCTTGAGCGACCCATTGCAATAATTCATTTTCATCGCATCCAAAAGATTTTATGTCTGTCACCTCTGGTTGTCCTTTCGTTAACGTACCCGTTTTGTCAAAAACGACGGTATCGATCTTGGCTAGTTTTTCTAAACTTTCACCGCCTTTGATCAAGACGCCGCGCTTTGCTCCATTCCCGATGCCAGCAACGATTGAAACGGGGGCGGAGATGACGAGGGCTCCTGGGCAGGCGATGACGAGGAAAGTTAAAGTAAATTCGATGTTTCGCGTAAATAGATAAACAAGGATCGATAACCCGACAATTGCTGGGGTGTAAATGCTCGCAAATCTTTCAAGGAATTTCTCGGTTTTAGTTTTCGATTCTTGCGCTTCTTCAACGAGCTCAATGATTTTCGCAAAGGTCGTGTCGTCTCCGACTTTTTCCGCGATTACTTCCAAATAGCCGTTGTCGATGATTGTACCGCTAAACACGTGATCATCGGTCTGTTTGTGAACAGGAACGGATTCACCCGTGATTGTGGCTTCATTAATTGAAGCGGTACCAGACACGATCCGTCCGTCGATCGCTACTTTTTCGCCAGAGTGAATCAAGACGCGATCCCCTTTGACAACTTCGTCAATCGAAAGCGTCACTTTCTCCCCGTCTCTAAACACGGTTGCTTCCATTGGAGCCATCGCAATGAGTGACTTAAGCGAGGATCGCGTTTTTTCTAACGTGCGCGCCTCCAAGTAAGCGCCGAATAAAAATAGGAAAGATACGACGGCAGACTCGACGTATTCGCCAATGAAAAGCGCTCCAATGATGGCGATGGACACAAGCAATTCAATGCTAAACGCTCTCATACGCAGGGTTTGAACCGCTTGAATGACGATCGGATAACCAGCAATGATGGCGGAAAGAATCAAGAGGTAGTTTTTCCAGTCAGAAAAACCGAACAGATGTAATATAAAGGAGACCGCTAGCAGCAATCCAGTGATCGCTGCCAGTCGGGCTTTCATTTTTCCAGTCATCTTCATCCCTCCTCGTATATTATGTTTAGGCGTTTTTAGTTGCTAATGGTGGGTAACCGAGTTTACGCAAGGCATCCTCGAGTCGCTCTGCGCTGGTCACTTGTTGGTCAAAGGTAATTTTTACTTTGCTTGAGTGGAATAACACTCTCGCTTGCTCGACTCCTTTTTGCTTCAGTAACGTACCTTCGATCTTTTTAATGCAAGATGGACAAGTAAGGGCTTCTAATTGGAATTGAACGTTTTTCATTTTATATTCCTCCTTGTTTGTTTCTATCTTTATCATAGGGGAGGATTGAAAAGCTTTCCTTGACCCGCATCAAGTTTCCAAAATTATTTTTCCGGCGTCGGATTGCATTTTTTCCTATAGTAATTTGTAAATCCAATCAACAGAGGGACGATGATGATACTGGGTAAGATCCAGAGGAGTATTCCCGTTGATTCAATATGTAGCA
This genomic window contains:
- a CDS encoding heavy metal translocating P-type ATPase, yielding MTGKMKARLAAITGLLLAVSFILHLFGFSDWKNYLLILSAIIAGYPIVIQAVQTLRMRAFSIELLVSIAIIGALFIGEYVESAVVSFLFLFGAYLEARTLEKTRSSLKSLIAMAPMEATVFRDGEKVTLSIDEVVKGDRVLIHSGEKVAIDGRIVSGTASINEATITGESVPVHKQTDDHVFSGTIIDNGYLEVIAEKVGDDTTFAKIIELVEEAQESKTKTEKFLERFASIYTPAIVGLSILVYLFTRNIEFTLTFLVIACPGALVISAPVSIVAGIGNGAKRGVLIKGGESLEKLAKIDTVVFDKTGTLTKGQPEVTDIKSFGCDENELLQWVAQAEVISEHHLGQTIVKEAKSRNLQLNKQLDQAEVIKGNGIQARIDNQLITVGTRKLMAENGIEIDAAAEAHAVNREKQGNTVVFAAVNDRLEGIISIADQVRPEAAETIRRLKASGVKQIVMLTGDNRHTAELVANKLGIDQVYAQMLPENKVERIQQLKQGGARVAMIGDGINDAPAIATADIGLAMGGSGTDISLETAEIVLMADKLDQFAHAYSLAKTTVRNMKQNTFFAVGTVILLLIGVLLQKVFLASGMLIHELSVLLVVLNAVRLTRYNSDKQGRGNRKVSIPVRKGRRVKHESL
- a CDS encoding Crp/Fnr family transcriptional regulator; its protein translation is MNPCNHHSVSIKEMQKLCVSLVPIFNHLQPTEMEKIVHATRSASYQRGEQIYGAGDTSAQLFIVHRGLVKIFRLSESGREQLIRLLEPGDFMGELALFSGSPFDHFAVAMEQTELCVMTREDLNAFIEQHPKISLRIMEEFSRRLERAEKLISCLTSEATEQRIAAYLVELADEHAANSFTLPMSKKDIASYLGTTPETVSRKLAEFQENGWIEQSGQRNITLLDRYALQNL
- a CDS encoding heavy-metal-associated domain-containing protein, with the protein product MKNVQFQLEALTCPSCIKKIEGTLLKQKGVEQARVLFHSSKVKITFDQQVTSAERLEDALRKLGYPPLATKNA
- a CDS encoding LysM peptidoglycan-binding domain-containing protein, which gives rise to MQIHFYHQWDKPSSANVQSNRTTIDSETTTVKKETSFFSKIDKIRSINPNLALIVLGILATFFFSYLIFANHSGQASFDGTFGMTQKTGEMFYTVQSGDTLWSIANRHYPHLMTEEAIIQIQQTNGFKGATIQAGQTILLP
- a CDS encoding YugN family protein; translated protein: MISFQSEIEGKEAQYGAIAEPFATEGFVLGGNWDYDGGYFDCALEKDGDGETIYLRLPAQVTRGQLDDAKANLKFLQPLLVRHVVHTGIADEVGSAGTLNQFQSPIETDGEIHAEDHRVAKAEQAIQRIMPFLS